The genomic region TGTGGGTACATGTGCCCGGTCGCGCAGAACCATATGGGACGGGGTGATGACACACCCCCTAGCTTGAGGGTTGCCCGAAACAGAAATGGACTGAGGGCGTTAACCACTCAAGAATCCCACGGCTTTAGCCGTGTGGAGTGTCAAAGATTTTTGGCTCATTTCAAATCATTGACCATCCTGTTGTCGAACCTGTTGTCCCCTTAATTGTTACGCTTCTGATCATGGCTTTTGGTGCGGTAAACATTTTTCTGACCCGGATGCAAATCCAACAAGATCCTCATTTGACCGATTCTGCGAAGCGATATGTTGCGAACCAGTCCATCATCGTTTTGGCTTTTGTTAACGCGCTTCCGCTCATTTCATTGGTTTTTTGTATGATGGTCCTGACAGGGTCCGTATGAAACGCTCATTTCTTTTTAATTGTGTGCAGCCCCTCGCTAAACAGGGGCTCTTTTTCATACTTCTAAAACGATTAGGAGATTCAAGGGACATCCAATAGCGGTTGCATTTGTTTGGAAACCATAAAAAATCTGGCGAGAGACACCCGGTAATGGATGAAACCAGGTGGTGATTTGTAAATGAATCATTCGCCACTTTGGGTCCGACGGCAACTTGTTCCATTCGAACGCATATAGATGTACCACACGAAGATGAATGGAAAGGATGTCCGGGGATGATGAGTGAAGAGTTGAAGGCGTTGGAACGGGCAATCGATGAGATCACTGAAATCGCGAAAGGGTTTGGCTTGGACTTTTATCCCATGCGATACGAGATTTGTCCGGCGGACATCATTTACACATTTGGTGCCTACGGCATGCCGACACGCTTTTCCCACTGGAGTTTCGGCAAGTCGTTTCATCGGATGAAGTTGCAGTACGATTTCAATCTCAGTCGGATTTATGAACTGGTTATCAACTCCAATCCCTGTTACGCCTTTTTATTGAAGGGAAACTCCTTGATCCAAAACAAGCTCATCGTGGCCCACGTTCTGGCCCATTGCGACTTTTTCAAAAACAATGTTCGCTTTGCCAATACGTCCCGCGACATGGTGGAAAGCATGGCGGCTAGCGCCGAAAGAATCCGCTCGTACGAATTGCAATACGGCAAAGCCGAGGTGGAGGCGTTTTTGGATCATGTACTGGCGATTCAGGAACACATCGACCCTACACTGATTCGTCCGCCCCGTCGCAAACCGGAAGACGGGGATGAGACGTCTCGTCGACAGCCGTCGACCCCGTATGATGACTTGTGGTTGCTGGATGAGAAAGAAAAGGAGAAAACGGCATCCGGTGTTTCTTCCAGAAAGAAGCTCACACCCAAAAAAGAGAAAGACCTGCTCCTGTTCATCATGAACCACAGTCGAATTCTGGAAGATTGGCAACAGGACATCCTCACCATCCTGCGCGAGGAGATGTTGTATTTTTGGCCTCAGCTGGAAACAAAGATCATGAACGAGGGATGGGCATCCTATTGGCACATCCGGATCATGCGGGAGCTGGATCTGAATGAGGAAGAAACCATTGAATTTGCCAAATTGAACGCCTCTGTCATTCAACCGTCCAAAACCTCACTCAACCCGTATTACCTGGGATTGAAAATCTTTGAGGACATAGAGCGACGCTGGGACAACCCGACCGAAGAGGAACGAGAGCGGTACGGCCGTGTCCCGGGAAAAGGACGAGAAAAGCTGTTTGAGGTGAGGGAACTGGATTCGGACATCTCGTTCATTCGCAACTACCTGACCAAGGAGTTGGTTGAAGAGCTCGATTTGTACGTGTTTCAGCGTACGGGCAATGAATGGAAGATCACGGACAAATCATGGGAAAACGTACGGGATGAATTGGTGGCCAGTCGGGTGAACGGCGGATTTCCCTATATCCTCGTCAAGGATGGGGACTATCTGCAAAATGGGGAGCTGTATCTGGAGCATGTCTATGAAGGCACCGAGCTGGACGTAAAGTATCTGGAGAAAACGTTGCCCCACGTGTATCACCTGTGGGGGCGCACTGTCCATCTGGAGACGGTGATCGAGAAACGGTCGGTCGTGTTCAGTTACAACGGGAAAAAATGCAGCCGACGTTTTTTGTGAGACAAAAATTAGACCGAGTCCGAGGACTCGGTGAGATTGATGACAAACCCCGACCTTTTCTTCGGAAAAGAATGGGGTTTTGTATATTTCTAGGATATATACAAATAAAGTAAACCTGATGTGACCTATTAACCAAATCGCAAAGCCTTTTCCTCTCTTCCAGAGGAGTAAAGCCAGTTTTTTAACATTTTGAGCCACAGCAGTCAGGAGGCATTGCTCCCTGACTTTGGCAAGCCCCCGGTAACGTGCATAGCGAAGACCATGAAGTTCTTTAGCGTCAGCGAAGCTGCGCTCAATAGTTTGGCCTCTCCTTTTGTACAGTTGTTTTCCCCGATCGCTTAAACGGTTGTGTCGAGCCCATTCTTTTGCATCTTCCCAAACATGGCGAGTAATGGTTTTTGTAAAGGTTTTGGAATGAGTGCATTTGGAGAGAAAGGGGCAGGTCTGACACACTTTCGGGTTGGATTTGTATTCACGGTATCCGGATCGGTTGGTGGTTTTGTAAGGGAGTTCGTGTTTAGCGGGGCACAAATACACATTTTTTCCGGTATGTACTTAAATTACCATTTATGAAACAGACCTTTCTTCGGTCGAAATCTCCGGTGAGCAATCACGGCAAAAATTTCACGTCCCTTAAGTCCTTGACAAATGGGCATGGTGAGATAACCAGCATCCAAGGCAACTTCCCCGACACGGAATCCGAAACGGCTGATCTGCCGATCCAATCGCTCGAGATAGGGGATCGAATCATGAACATTTCCAGGAGTCACATAAACATCTGTGATAAAATTGTACTTTCCGTCAACGGTTCGGTGGTCCAGGTAGAAGAACCCTTCGGGTTTTCCATCCCGAACCATATAACCGCTGTCAGGATCCGTGGTACTCACCCGGATTTCTCTTTCTTTCAGTTGGATTTGTTTTTTTTTAAACGGTTTTTTACCGTGTTGAATCCGATCTTCGTCGATGGCTTTTTCCAACTCATCCATATATTCCTTAGGTGTTACGGTGACTTTCTGTTTCCTGAACTTGCTTTTGCTTGCATTCGCCTTTAAAAACGTAGAGTCTGTGAACAATTGCTTCCCATCAATAAACCCTTGGCCAATTGCCTGAAGTACGATTTCATCAAAGATTTCCTGGTAAATGGTGGACTGCTGAAATCGCCGGCGGCGATTTTGGCTAAAGGTGGAGTGATGGGGCACCGGGTCAGTCAGGGAAAGTCCAGCGAACCAACGGTAAGCGATATTGACCCGGATTTCTTCAATGAGCCGCCTTTCCGATCGGATTCCGTACAGATAGCCAAGTTGATTTTCCTAAGTAAATGATCTTGTGGGACCAGGTCTTCTATGTTGACCATCTCTGGGTGAAATTCTCTGGATGAATTCGTCCTGAACATAGAAACCTTCCTCCGGAATGTTTTTTATTCCTATTCAACAAAAAAGGCTGTTGACCTTCTTTGTCAACAACCTCACCGAGTCCGAGGACTCGGTTTTATTATGCTTATTTCATTTCACCATTTAAATCGTCTCCTTCATCCGATTCATCAGTTTGGGAATGTTTATCATGCGTCGCATAGGACTCCATCGTTTCACCATCAGAAGTTCCCGTTTCTTCATCAGAGGTCTCCATTTGCTCATTAGAGGCCGCAAAGATGTCTTTTTCGGACAAATGGTCAATTGTTGAGGACTGGTTTAAACTGGTGAAAGGCAAGTCATCCGCTTCAGTTGGGATTTCATGCGTCACAATCTCCGTGGCTTCCGATTGGGAAGGCGTCTGGCTGACCTTGGCGAAGATCTCAGATTCCTTTAATCCCTCCGAAGAGTTTTTATCGGATACGGGTATCTTCGACCAAGTGGTAGAGGAGGTGGGGAGTGCAGCGATCCAGAAGAAAAATCCTTGCAGTAATAGGTGATCTTCCCCCATTCGTTGTACACGGATGGTAAACGCCTGTCGGGAGCGGCTAGCCAGACTAACCATACAGTAGGGCTGGTCCGTCATGGCGACAACAATATATTCGTCTGTCTCGAAGGTGGGTGTGACGGGAACTTCGATCAATACAGCATCTTTTCCCGCGTGAAGGGTGAACCCCTGTATTCCTGTTCGAAGGTTGTTGCCTCCAAACATAAGAGACGGATCAAATGCCAACTTTTCCACACCAATCGATTGATCGGCGAGGTGATCCTGTCCGATGGCCCCGGCTTGAATGTGATGGGATTGGACGCAATGAGGTGCGAGATGTTGGGTACTGACAGCTTGATCCTGGATGTGGGAACCAGAGATAGATTCGGGAGCGAGATGGTCGGATCCCACGGCTTGTGATTCG from Polycladomyces subterraneus harbors:
- a CDS encoding SpoVR family protein, which codes for MMSEELKALERAIDEITEIAKGFGLDFYPMRYEICPADIIYTFGAYGMPTRFSHWSFGKSFHRMKLQYDFNLSRIYELVINSNPCYAFLLKGNSLIQNKLIVAHVLAHCDFFKNNVRFANTSRDMVESMAASAERIRSYELQYGKAEVEAFLDHVLAIQEHIDPTLIRPPRRKPEDGDETSRRQPSTPYDDLWLLDEKEKEKTASGVSSRKKLTPKKEKDLLLFIMNHSRILEDWQQDILTILREEMLYFWPQLETKIMNEGWASYWHIRIMRELDLNEEETIEFAKLNASVIQPSKTSLNPYYLGLKIFEDIERRWDNPTEEERERYGRVPGKGREKLFEVRELDSDISFIRNYLTKELVEELDLYVFQRTGNEWKITDKSWENVRDELVASRVNGGFPYILVKDGDYLQNGELYLEHVYEGTELDVKYLEKTLPHVYHLWGRTVHLETVIEKRSVVFSYNGKKCSRRFL
- a CDS encoding WIAG-tail domain — encoded protein: LADQSVDTPKIASQAIVSDHLTPGSISGSHIQNQAISTQHLAPDTVQSHHIQAGAIGRGHLADQSVSTAKIESQAVGSDHLAPESISGSHIQDQAVSTQHLAPHCVQSHHIQAGAIGQDHLADQSIGVEKLAFDPSLMFGGNNLRTGIQGFTLHAGKDAVLIEVPVTPTFETDEYIVVAMTDQPYCMVSLASRSRQAFTIRVQRMGEDHLLLQGFFFWIAALPTSSTTWSKIPVSDKNSSEGLKESEIFAKVSQTPSQSEATEIVTHEIPTEADDLPFTSLNQSSTIDHLSEKDIFAASNEQMETSDEETGTSDGETMESYATHDKHSQTDESDEGDDLNGEMK